From Campylobacter upsaliensis, the proteins below share one genomic window:
- the hypF gene encoding carbamoyltransferase HypF produces the protein MCHFTYKIELLGLVQGVGMRPFIYTLALKLGLKGEVFNDGFGVQIKLNASENTLESFLKLLRQDLPPLARIDTLKISQQDTENFSEFRIINSKQSPKKSPLLSDFSLCLECKKEFYDVTNPRYLYPFITCTHCGPRFSIINNLPYDRKNTSMCHFEMCASCQNEYENPSNRRFHAQPISCPKCAINVFLKDKNGNFLAYQNEAFKLCAKLLKEGKIIVIKGLGGFHLMCDALNENALKALRMRKNRPLKPFALMCKNLEEAQNLAYIDENEANLLESRVAPIVLLKAKKNFPLIAPNVDKIGIFLAYTPLHLLLFEYFDGILVATSANLSGESIIYEEKNLLQKLGDVFDCYLDYEREIINSSDDSIAQVINGKTMYLRASRALNPKYLNLNFSKRKKPLLALGAELKNEFVIFYENKLLISPYIGDLKSLDVRERFEKLLSFFKELYGLEFEELLCDKHPHFDYVKDFKGLIKHPISHHYAHFCAAYFEAKFEGEVLGFIFDGTGYGDDGKIWGGEILRGDLEKYERIGHFESFKLINSDVKNIRNLALSVLLHYDLKKEATEFLSKIPSIKLRNLEKIYENSTLYTSSLGRIIDAFGSIVFDLTHSSYEAQIGLMCEKMYDDKLNFSYKLRFKNGQIDFREVFLGALKDEASRAVTGFFNGLANFMLEFSEGERVLLSGGVFQNKTLLKILHKKGLDFFVPLEFPCNDSSIALGQMVHFLKCAKD, from the coding sequence ATGTGCCACTTTACATATAAAATAGAGCTTTTAGGACTCGTTCAAGGTGTAGGTATGCGTCCTTTTATCTACACTCTTGCTCTTAAACTTGGGCTTAAGGGCGAGGTTTTTAATGATGGCTTTGGTGTGCAAATTAAACTCAATGCCAGTGAAAATACCCTTGAGAGTTTTTTGAAGCTTTTAAGGCAGGATTTACCGCCACTTGCTAGGATAGATACACTTAAAATTAGTCAGCAAGATACTGAAAATTTTAGTGAATTTCGCATTATAAATTCTAAGCAAAGCCCTAAAAAATCCCCGCTTTTAAGCGATTTTAGTCTTTGCTTGGAGTGTAAAAAAGAATTTTATGATGTTACAAATCCGCGTTATCTTTATCCTTTTATCACTTGCACGCATTGTGGTCCTAGATTTTCTATAATTAACAATTTACCTTATGATAGAAAAAACACTTCAATGTGTCATTTTGAGATGTGTGCGTCTTGTCAAAATGAATACGAAAACCCGTCCAATAGACGCTTTCACGCCCAGCCTATAAGCTGTCCTAAATGTGCGATTAATGTTTTTTTAAAGGATAAAAATGGCAATTTTTTAGCCTATCAAAATGAGGCTTTTAAGCTTTGTGCCAAGCTATTAAAAGAGGGAAAAATTATAGTAATTAAGGGCTTAGGAGGCTTTCACCTTATGTGTGATGCCTTAAACGAAAACGCCTTAAAAGCTCTAAGAATGCGGAAGAATCGTCCCTTAAAGCCCTTTGCCTTAATGTGTAAAAATTTAGAAGAAGCTCAAAATTTGGCTTATATCGATGAAAATGAGGCAAATTTGCTTGAAAGTAGAGTTGCTCCCATAGTGCTTTTAAAGGCTAAAAAAAACTTTCCTTTAATCGCACCAAATGTTGATAAAATAGGCATTTTCTTAGCTTACACTCCCCTACATCTTTTATTGTTTGAATATTTTGATGGAATTTTAGTGGCTACAAGCGCGAATTTAAGCGGAGAAAGTATTATTTATGAGGAGAAAAATTTATTACAAAAACTTGGTGATGTTTTTGATTGTTATTTAGATTATGAAAGAGAGATTATAAATTCAAGCGATGATAGCATAGCGCAAGTAATTAATGGTAAAACAATGTATCTTCGCGCTTCAAGGGCTTTAAATCCAAAATATTTAAATCTCAATTTTAGCAAGAGAAAAAAGCCCTTACTTGCACTTGGAGCCGAGCTTAAAAATGAATTTGTGATTTTTTATGAAAATAAGCTTTTGATAAGCCCTTACATAGGCGATTTAAAAAGTCTTGATGTAAGAGAGCGTTTTGAGAAGCTTTTGAGCTTTTTTAAGGAGCTTTATGGCTTGGAATTTGAGGAGCTTTTGTGTGATAAACATCCGCATTTTGATTATGTTAAGGATTTTAAAGGTTTAATAAAACACCCAATTTCACATCATTACGCCCATTTTTGTGCGGCTTATTTTGAAGCGAAATTTGAGGGCGAAGTTTTGGGCTTTATTTTTGATGGCACGGGTTATGGTGATGATGGGAAAATTTGGGGGGGAGAAATTTTAAGAGGTGATTTGGAAAAATATGAAAGAATAGGGCATTTTGAAAGCTTTAAGCTTATCAATAGCGATGTGAAAAATATCCGTAATTTAGCCTTAAGTGTGCTTTTGCATTATGATTTAAAAAAAGAAGCGACTGAATTTTTAAGTAAAATACCAAGCATTAAGCTTAGAAATTTGGAAAAAATTTATGAAAATTCCACGCTTTATACAAGTTCTTTAGGGCGTATTATTGATGCGTTTGGGAGCATTGTTTTTGACCTTACACACTCTTCTTACGAGGCACAAATTGGGCTAATGTGCGAGAAAATGTATGATGATAAATTAAATTTTTCCTACAAACTTCGATTTAAAAACGGACAAATTGATTTTAGGGAAGTGTTTTTGGGTGCTTTAAAAGATGAAGCAAGTAGAGCGGTAACGGGTTTTTTTAATGGCTTGGCGAATTTTATGCTTGAGTTTAGCGAGGGCGAAAGAGTGCTTTTGAGTGGGGGTGTTTTTCAAAATAAAACTTTGCTTAAAATTTTGCACAAAAAAGGACTTGATTTTTTTGTCCCTTTGGAATTTCCTTGTAATGACAGCTCCATAGCACTTGGACAAATGGTGCATTTTTTAAAATGTGCTAAGGATTAA
- the aroA gene encoding 3-phosphoshikimate 1-carboxyvinyltransferase: protein MKIKALNKGFKAELEDIATDKSISHRFAIFALLSDKTSRAKNYLLAEDTLNTLKIIENLGAKVERNGSEVCISPSAKINEPPCILECGNSGTAMRLMIGFLAGIEGFFVLSGDKYLNKRPMKRICEPLKKIGAKIMGREEANFAPLCIEGQKLKSFNYTSEISSAQVKTAMILAGFRADKVSFFKESFLSRNHSENMLTFMEAPLKIQGTSLEISPLQKPLKPLNITIPNDPSSVFYFILAALILPNSQICIKNVLLNPTRIEAYKILEKMGANISYHFDEENFEKIGTIYASSSKLQAVEVSENISWLIDEAPALAIAFALANGTSLLKNAKELRVKESDRIKAMVTNLQKCGIKAEELEDGFKITGGTPKSAYIESFGDHRIAMSFAILGLVCSMEIDDYSCIATSFPNFTTILENLGVQIDY from the coding sequence ATGAAAATAAAAGCTCTTAACAAAGGCTTTAAAGCGGAGTTAGAGGACATCGCCACAGATAAGAGCATTAGCCACAGATTTGCCATTTTTGCACTTTTAAGCGATAAAACTAGTAGAGCGAAAAATTATCTTTTAGCAGAAGATACGCTAAATACACTCAAAATCATTGAAAATTTAGGCGCTAAAGTCGAAAGAAATGGCAGTGAAGTTTGCATTAGTCCTAGTGCTAAAATCAATGAACCTCCTTGCATTTTAGAGTGTGGAAATTCTGGCACAGCTATGCGTTTAATGATAGGTTTTTTAGCTGGGATTGAGGGATTTTTCGTTTTAAGTGGAGATAAGTATCTAAACAAAAGACCTATGAAACGCATTTGTGAGCCTTTAAAAAAAATAGGAGCTAAAATTATGGGAAGAGAGGAGGCAAATTTTGCTCCGCTTTGCATTGAAGGACAGAAGCTCAAAAGTTTTAATTATACTAGCGAAATTTCCTCAGCTCAAGTTAAAACAGCGATGATTTTAGCGGGCTTTAGAGCTGATAAGGTAAGTTTTTTTAAAGAAAGCTTTTTAAGTCGCAATCACAGCGAAAATATGCTGACTTTTATGGAAGCACCACTAAAAATTCAAGGGACAAGCCTTGAAATTTCTCCTCTTCAAAAGCCTTTAAAGCCACTTAATATCACCATACCAAACGATCCTTCTTCGGTATTTTATTTTATTCTTGCCGCACTTATCTTGCCTAATTCGCAAATTTGTATCAAAAATGTGCTTTTAAACCCTACAAGAATCGAGGCTTATAAGATTTTGGAAAAAATGGGAGCAAACATTTCTTACCATTTTGACGAAGAAAATTTTGAAAAAATAGGGACAATTTACGCCTCAAGTAGCAAATTACAGGCAGTGGAAGTGAGCGAAAACATCTCTTGGCTTATCGATGAAGCTCCAGCTCTTGCCATAGCTTTTGCTCTTGCAAATGGCACAAGTTTATTAAAAAATGCCAAAGAACTTCGCGTTAAAGAAAGCGATAGAATCAAAGCTATGGTTACAAATTTACAAAAATGCGGCATCAAAGCAGAAGAGCTAGAAGATGGTTTTAAAATCACAGGTGGCACACCAAAATCTGCTTACATAGAAAGCTTTGGCGATCACCGTATTGCTATGAGTTTTGCGATTTTGGGTTTAGTTTGCTCTATGGAGATAGATGATTATTCTTGCATTGCCACTTCTTTTCCTAATTTTACAACCATACTCGAAAATTTGGGGGTGCAAATTGATTATTGA
- a CDS encoding thiazole synthase: protein MQDFLKIGRFEFQSRFILGSGKYSLELINSAIKEARAEMITLALRRVNANGIENILDFIPKNITLLPNTSGARNAEEALRIARLARELCGAELIKIEVIRDSKYLLPDNYESIKAVELLAKDGFTPLPYMSADLYVARAMCDAGAAAIMPLAAPIGSNKGLCAREFIQILLNEINLPIIIDAGLGTPAQACEAMQMGVAAVMLNTALAEAKNIPLMARAFALAVEAGRAGYLAGLAKESEARASSPLTGFLRD from the coding sequence ATGCAAGATTTTTTAAAAATCGGTCGTTTTGAATTTCAAAGTCGTTTTATTTTGGGTTCGGGAAAATATTCTTTAGAGCTGATTAATAGTGCGATTAAGGAGGCTAGGGCGGAGATGATTACCCTTGCTTTGCGTAGGGTTAATGCAAATGGCATAGAAAATATTTTAGATTTTATCCCTAAAAATATCACTCTTTTGCCTAATACTTCAGGCGCTAGAAACGCAGAGGAAGCTTTACGCATAGCAAGACTTGCTAGGGAGCTTTGCGGGGCGGAGTTGATTAAAATCGAGGTGATTAGAGATAGTAAATATTTGCTTCCTGATAATTATGAGAGCATTAAGGCGGTTGAGCTTTTAGCAAAGGACGGCTTTACGCCTTTACCTTATATGAGTGCGGATTTGTATGTAGCTAGGGCGATGTGTGATGCAGGAGCTGCGGCTATTATGCCTTTAGCCGCACCCATAGGGAGTAATAAGGGCTTATGTGCTAGGGAATTTATCCAAATTTTGCTTAATGAAATAAACCTACCTATCATCATTGATGCAGGGCTTGGCACTCCTGCTCAAGCGTGTGAGGCAATGCAAATGGGCGTTGCGGCTGTGATGTTAAATACGGCTTTAGCAGAGGCGAAAAATATACCTCTTATGGCAAGAGCTTTTGCTTTGGCTGTGGAGGCTGGTAGAGCTGGATATTTGGCTGGTTTGGCTAAGGAAAGTGAGGCTAGGGCTAGTTCACCGCTGACTGGATTTTTGAGAGATTGA
- a CDS encoding 4-hydroxy-3-methylbut-2-enyl diphosphate reductase gives MIIELAKNYGFCFGVKRAIKKAEQIKNAASIGPLIHNNEEISRLQNDFNVKTLQSINDLSDEKKAIIRTHGITKQDLALLKRKNIEIYDATCPFVTKPQQLCEKMSDEGYEVVIFGDENHPEVKGVKSYVSTKAYVILDEKELYNIKLPNKIAVVSQTTKKVENFMKIVNYLMLKCKEVRVFNTICDATFKNQEAILELSQKSDVMVVVGGKNSANTKQLFLIAKQHCENSYLIETQEELKAEWFKDKKHCGVSAGASTPDWIIKKVLEKLEEIANESKGIKCP, from the coding sequence TTGATTATTGAATTGGCAAAAAATTATGGCTTTTGTTTTGGTGTAAAAAGAGCCATTAAAAAAGCTGAACAAATTAAAAACGCCGCTAGTATAGGTCCTCTTATTCACAATAATGAAGAAATTTCACGCTTACAAAATGATTTTAATGTCAAAACTCTTCAAAGTATCAATGACCTAAGTGATGAAAAAAAGGCTATTATAAGAACTCACGGCATTACTAAACAAGATTTAGCCCTACTTAAGAGAAAAAATATAGAAATTTATGATGCCACCTGCCCCTTTGTAACAAAACCTCAACAACTTTGCGAAAAAATGAGCGATGAGGGCTATGAGGTCGTTATTTTTGGTGATGAAAATCATCCTGAAGTTAAGGGTGTAAAAAGCTATGTTAGCACGAAAGCTTATGTGATTTTAGATGAAAAAGAATTATACAACATCAAACTACCTAATAAAATCGCTGTCGTTTCTCAAACCACAAAAAAAGTGGAAAATTTTATGAAAATCGTCAATTATTTAATGCTTAAATGCAAAGAAGTTAGGGTATTTAACACCATTTGTGATGCAACTTTTAAAAATCAAGAAGCCATTTTAGAACTCTCTCAAAAAAGTGATGTGATGGTAGTTGTAGGAGGCAAAAACTCAGCCAACACCAAGCAACTTTTTCTCATCGCTAAACAACATTGCGAAAATAGCTATTTAATCGAAACTCAAGAAGAATTAAAAGCGGAGTGGTTTAAGGACAAAAAGCATTGTGGAGTAAGTGCTGGAGCTAGCACACCTGATTGGATTATCAAAAAAGTGCTTGAAAAATTAGAAGAAATTGCTAACGAATCTAAAGGCATAAAATGTCCGTAA
- the pheT gene encoding phenylalanine--tRNA ligase subunit beta — MIITRTWLSEWVNIDDKNLELLVKTLNSIGLEVDKAYSLKAPNNVVVGQVIEKFKHENAEKLSVCKVDIGTEILQIVCGAANVAQNQFVAVALNGAKMPNGLEIKKAKLRGVESNGMLCSSVELGFGKTNDGILVLDESIGELELGRELNSYDIFNDEFIEIELTPNRGDCLSVYGVARDLAVALELDLNEKKEFKESENALGIGRILRLGVTRDLNSLLMYRAFELKEELHNKLLINLRLAQAELLSQNSIENLLNYATHSTGVLFNAYDFDKLKKNNDELNFTLSKEEQGESKISCQEEFLSISGIYQNANLKCDEKTKIVILEAHYTDPSIIAQSKGKYQKVDEKTFYRSFRGSEPKLNIGMDFLLQQIATIQDVMIYSSSQQVLDYKKEQIITISIETINNTIGQNIDKDEILKILKKLGFELLLSNDSLINIKVPLHRNDIKNIFDICEEIVRIVGIDNIISKGLEFVEKNHLNQTYKDYKELLNLRQNAVNNGYFESLHYVLDNEKELEIFGFDKLGLKLINPITEELNTLRSTLLNQLLNAASLNAKNSQKIIKLFQSGAVFNAKNEELHHIAFIHSGFKEEAKISNKAKPALVNFYDFLLDMRNILGEFELKASNFHFLSPYEQAYIYKNNQKIGFLGRVHLNLETQKDLSKSYVCELDLTLLKNEVKVAKAYSKFPKVSRDLSILVPKNFPYENIKEAIQKLKLDLLENFRLIDLYSDENLKDLYSLTLSFNFKSFEKTLEDKEVNACLDTILKALQELGLKLR, encoded by the coding sequence ATGATAATTACAAGAACTTGGTTGAGCGAGTGGGTTAATATTGACGATAAAAACTTAGAGCTTTTAGTCAAAACCCTAAATTCCATAGGTTTAGAAGTCGATAAAGCTTATAGTCTAAAAGCTCCAAATAATGTAGTCGTGGGTCAAGTCATAGAAAAATTCAAGCACGAAAATGCCGAAAAATTAAGCGTTTGTAAGGTCGATATTGGCACAGAAATTTTACAAATCGTCTGTGGGGCGGCTAATGTCGCACAAAATCAATTTGTCGCCGTAGCTTTAAATGGTGCTAAAATGCCAAATGGCTTAGAAATTAAAAAGGCAAAATTAAGAGGCGTAGAATCTAATGGTATGCTTTGCTCTAGCGTTGAGCTTGGCTTTGGCAAAACAAATGATGGAATTTTGGTTTTAGATGAGAGCATAGGTGAGCTTGAGCTAGGTAGAGAATTAAATAGCTATGATATTTTTAACGATGAATTCATAGAAATCGAACTAACGCCAAATAGAGGCGATTGCCTTAGTGTTTATGGTGTGGCTAGAGATTTAGCCGTAGCTTTAGAACTTGACCTAAATGAAAAAAAAGAATTTAAAGAAAGCGAAAATGCACTCGGCATAGGACGCATTTTAAGACTTGGTGTAACTAGAGATCTTAATAGCCTCCTTATGTATAGAGCTTTCGAGCTTAAGGAGGAATTACATAATAAACTCTTAATCAATCTAAGGCTCGCACAAGCCGAACTTTTAAGCCAAAATTCCATAGAAAATTTACTCAATTACGCCACTCACTCAACGGGAGTTTTATTTAATGCTTATGATTTTGATAAGCTTAAGAAAAACAATGATGAGTTAAATTTCACCCTTAGCAAAGAAGAACAAGGCGAAAGTAAAATCAGCTGTCAAGAAGAGTTTTTAAGCATTAGCGGAATTTATCAAAATGCAAATTTAAAATGCGATGAAAAAACAAAAATAGTCATCCTAGAAGCACATTACACAGACCCTAGCATTATCGCACAAAGCAAAGGAAAATATCAAAAAGTCGATGAAAAAACTTTTTATAGAAGTTTTAGAGGAAGTGAGCCTAAACTAAATATTGGAATGGACTTTTTATTACAACAAATAGCAACAATCCAAGATGTTATGATTTACAGCTCTTCACAGCAAGTTTTAGACTACAAAAAAGAACAAATCATAACCATAAGTATAGAAACCATCAATAACACCATAGGACAAAATATAGATAAAGATGAAATTTTAAAAATTCTTAAGAAACTAGGCTTTGAGCTTTTGCTTTCAAATGACAGCTTAATTAATATTAAAGTGCCATTGCATCGCAATGATATTAAAAATATTTTTGATATTTGCGAAGAGATTGTGCGTATTGTAGGGATTGATAATATCATCTCAAAAGGCTTAGAATTTGTAGAAAAAAATCATCTTAATCAAACTTATAAAGACTACAAAGAACTTCTCAATTTGCGTCAAAATGCTGTTAATAATGGCTATTTTGAAAGCCTACATTATGTCTTAGATAATGAAAAAGAGCTTGAAATTTTTGGCTTTGACAAATTAGGCTTAAAACTAATCAATCCTATCACAGAAGAATTAAATACCTTACGCTCCACGCTTTTAAATCAGCTTTTAAACGCCGCAAGTCTCAATGCAAAAAATTCGCAAAAAATCATTAAACTCTTTCAAAGCGGAGCTGTTTTTAACGCTAAAAATGAAGAATTGCATCACATAGCCTTTATCCATAGCGGCTTCAAAGAAGAAGCAAAAATTTCTAATAAAGCAAAACCTGCCTTAGTCAATTTTTACGATTTTCTTTTAGATATGAGAAATATTTTGGGAGAATTTGAGCTAAAGGCTTCAAATTTTCACTTTTTAAGTCCGTATGAGCAAGCCTACATTTATAAAAATAATCAAAAAATAGGCTTCTTGGGTCGAGTGCATTTAAATCTAGAAACACAAAAAGATTTATCTAAAAGCTATGTTTGTGAGCTTGATTTAACACTCTTAAAAAACGAAGTGAAGGTCGCCAAAGCCTACTCCAAATTTCCAAAGGTTAGCAGAGATTTAAGCATACTTGTGCCTAAAAATTTCCCTTATGAAAACATCAAAGAAGCAATTCAAAAGCTCAAACTTGACCTTTTAGAGAATTTTAGACTAATCGATCTTTATAGTGATGAAAATTTGAAAGATTTATACAGCTTAACCTTAAGTTTTAACTTCAAATCTTTTGAAAAAACCTTAGAGGATAAAGAAGTCAATGCGTGTTTAGATACCATTTTAAAAGCACTCCAAGAACTAGGACTGAAACTAAGATGA
- a CDS encoding DMT family transporter: MNNLGLITGILSGLFWTLSGIFYVKINEFNNASHLIFILLFCIEFTPWLFLTFSLLFLKKYFVFDIKLILAFIAGFIAGPVAMYCYLNSIVLIGLSLSASITSLYPIFATFLALIFLKERLNLLGFLGIFLAFGALFLLFFEKFHSHLLGLSLAFICALSWGTELILSSLVLKKIPTASVYYARQSGSSFGYIALILIQKPNFILQDFISFNFLFVLFFLIFFWAMSYFLYYFTIAKIGIIKAMMLNVSYVIWLVLFEQEIEFKQMILTFFIFIGINLVLFSKRNK, translated from the coding sequence ATGAATAATTTAGGCTTAATTACGGGCATTTTATCAGGTCTTTTTTGGACACTTAGTGGAATTTTTTATGTTAAAATTAACGAATTTAATAATGCTTCTCATCTCATCTTTATACTACTTTTTTGTATAGAATTTACCCCTTGGCTCTTTTTAACTTTTTCACTTTTATTTTTGAAAAAATATTTCGTTTTTGACATAAAGCTTATCTTAGCTTTCATCGCGGGCTTTATCGCAGGACCTGTGGCGATGTATTGTTATCTTAATTCTATTGTGTTGATAGGATTGAGTCTTAGTGCTTCCATTACAAGTTTATATCCTATATTTGCTACCTTTTTAGCGCTTATATTCTTAAAAGAAAGGTTAAATTTATTGGGTTTTTTGGGTATATTTTTAGCTTTTGGTGCTTTATTTTTACTTTTTTTTGAAAAATTTCATTCTCATCTTTTAGGATTAAGCCTAGCTTTTATTTGTGCTTTATCTTGGGGAACAGAGCTAATTTTAAGCTCACTTGTTTTAAAAAAAATACCAACAGCAAGTGTTTATTACGCAAGGCAAAGCGGCTCTAGCTTTGGTTATATTGCATTAATCTTAATTCAAAAACCAAATTTTATTTTACAAGATTTTATTTCTTTCAATTTTTTATTTGTATTATTTTTTCTCATTTTTTTCTGGGCTATGTCGTATTTTTTATACTATTTTACCATTGCAAAAATAGGAATCATCAAGGCTATGATGCTAAATGTTTCTTATGTGATATGGCTTGTTTTATTCGAACAAGAAATTGAATTTAAGCAAATGATTTTAACTTTTTTTATTTTTATTGGCATTAATTTAGTTTTATTTTCAAAAAGGAACAAATGA
- a CDS encoding choline kinase family protein: MSVNTQKIENIFTQIFKISKKEIFSIEKIGGMTNQNYLVKIAKMGGGGGINSYCIRLTNDTTNKLIQRNDEKLNDHLASKAKFSVESVYFDEKSGIKITKFLNNSHTLNHKNIQDKNILQQIALKLKELHQSKLEFKNIFNIFDIYKRYFSLLKQKDIFYKYHENMDYILKAFDKIDLYFQQENIKLCPCHNDLVPENILIKDRIYLIDWEYSGKSDALWELANFMIESRLSADLKEIFLQSYFKRQISAKETLHLSYYAFCCDVLWTLWTALKEENGEFYGNYGFMRINRAYKQLKSLKL; the protein is encoded by the coding sequence ATGTCCGTAAATACACAAAAAATAGAAAATATCTTCACTCAAATTTTTAAAATCTCAAAAAAAGAGATATTTAGCATAGAAAAAATCGGCGGTATGACAAATCAAAATTATCTAGTCAAAATTGCTAAAATGGGGGGGGGGGGGGGTATAAATAGCTATTGTATAAGGCTTACAAATGATACGACAAACAAGCTTATACAAAGAAATGATGAAAAACTTAACGACCATTTAGCAAGTAAAGCTAAATTTAGTGTGGAAAGTGTTTATTTTGATGAAAAAAGTGGGATTAAAATTACCAAATTTTTAAATAATTCTCATACGCTCAATCACAAAAATATACAAGATAAAAATATCTTACAACAAATCGCCTTAAAGCTTAAAGAACTACATCAAAGCAAATTAGAATTTAAAAACATTTTTAATATTTTTGATATTTATAAAAGATATTTTTCTTTGCTAAAACAAAAAGATATTTTTTATAAATATCACGAAAATATGGACTATATTTTAAAAGCTTTTGATAAGATTGATTTATATTTTCAACAAGAAAATATCAAGCTTTGCCCCTGTCATAACGACCTTGTTCCTGAAAACATTTTGATTAAAGATAGAATTTATTTGATTGATTGGGAGTATTCTGGTAAAAGTGATGCTTTATGGGAACTTGCTAATTTTATGATAGAAAGCAGGTTAAGTGCTGATTTAAAAGAGATATTTTTACAAAGCTATTTTAAGCGTCAAATTAGTGCAAAAGAAACATTGCATCTTAGTTATTATGCCTTTTGTTGTGATGTTTTATGGACTCTTTGGACAGCTTTAAAAGAAGAAAATGGTGAGTTTTATGGAAATTATGGCTTTATGAGAATAAATAGAGCATATAAACAATTAAAAAGCTTAAAATTATGA
- the pheS gene encoding phenylalanine--tRNA ligase subunit alpha gives MQKFIDEIQKAKTLNELENLRISVLGKKGVLTAEFAKLKDLEGEAKKEFAAKINNLKEDFNKAFDEKLKILQNLEVNEKMQKDALHFSYFDENTQKGALHPVLSTMDKIIEYFVALNFSVEKGPLIEDDFHNFEALNLPKSHPARDMQDTFYFNDERLLRTHTSPVQIRTMLSQKPPIRMIAPGAVFRRDFDLTHTPMFHQIEGLVVENGQKVSFANLKSVLEDFLRYMFGEVKVRFRPSFFPFTEPSAEVDISCVFCKGCGCRVCKNTTWLEVMGCGVVDPNVYHFVDYKNVSGYAFGLGVERFAMLLHQIPDLRSLYEGDLRLLEQFR, from the coding sequence TTGCAAAAATTCATCGATGAAATACAAAAGGCTAAAACGCTAAATGAACTGGAAAATCTTAGAATTTCCGTGCTTGGAAAAAAAGGTGTCCTAACGGCAGAATTTGCCAAACTTAAAGATTTAGAAGGAGAAGCAAAAAAAGAATTTGCGGCTAAAATTAACAATTTAAAGGAAGATTTTAATAAAGCTTTTGATGAAAAATTAAAAATTCTGCAAAATCTTGAAGTCAATGAAAAAATGCAAAAAGATGCCCTTCATTTTAGCTATTTTGATGAAAATACCCAAAAAGGGGCATTACATCCCGTTTTAAGCACTATGGATAAGATTATAGAATATTTTGTGGCACTGAATTTTAGCGTTGAAAAAGGACCATTGATTGAAGATGATTTTCACAATTTTGAAGCACTAAATTTACCCAAATCTCACCCCGCAAGAGATATGCAAGATACTTTTTATTTTAATGACGAAAGACTTTTACGCACACATACATCTCCTGTGCAAATTCGCACTATGCTTTCGCAAAAACCACCTATTAGAATGATAGCACCTGGGGCTGTTTTTAGAAGAGATTTTGACCTTACACATACGCCTATGTTTCACCAAATCGAAGGCTTAGTGGTAGAAAATGGTCAAAAAGTGAGTTTTGCGAATTTAAAAAGCGTTTTGGAGGATTTTTTGCGTTATATGTTTGGTGAGGTTAAAGTGCGTTTTCGTCCTAGTTTTTTTCCCTTCACTGAACCTTCTGCTGAAGTAGATATTAGCTGTGTTTTTTGTAAGGGCTGTGGATGTAGAGTATGCAAAAACACAACTTGGCTTGAAGTGATGGGCTGTGGGGTGGTCGATCCTAATGTCTATCATTTTGTTGATTATAAAAATGTTAGCGGTTATGCTTTTGGACTTGGAGTAGAGCGTTTTGCTATGCTTTTACACCAAATCCCAGATTTACGCTCTTTATATGAGGGCGACTTAAGATTATTGGAGCAATTTCGATGA